AAGAGATAATGATAAAGGACTTTTGCAATCGTTTTGATGTAAAAGACGATGAAATCAACTGGTACAGACTCAATATCGAAAAATTTGCAGGCCCTGTTTATATAAAAGGTTACCAAAAAATGGTACCGGAATATGAAAAAGAGGGAATATTTCTGGCAGGGATGTTTTCCCAATCAAATTATCCGGAAAGAAGTATGGAAGGCTCAATTATTGCCGGAAAAAAAGTAGCATCAGAAATATGCAGGAAATACAATATATGAATATTCATGAGAATCCGGAAATAAGTGTAGTAATCCCGGTATACAATGATAAAAAATCTCTTGAAAAGGCAATCCCTGAATCAATCTCAGCACTTGAAAAGATAACATCCTCATTTGAACTGATAATTGCCGAAGACAACAGCAACGACAAAAGCAAAGAATTTGTAGAAAATTACGAAAAAACAGACTCAAGAGTCAAACTACTTCACAGTGATGAACGGCAGGGACGGGGAAAAGCGTTAAAAAATGCATTTTCAGAGGCAAAGGGCGATATTGTCTGTTACTATGATGTCGATCTTGCAACAGATCTGGATCATCTAAAAGAGCTTATTGATTCAATAAGAAACGGTGCCGACATAGCTACCGGTTCGCGGCTGATGAAAAACAGTGATATTGTAAGAACTACTGACAGAGAAATTGCAAGCAGAGGATATAATCTTCTGGTCAGACTTATATTAAAAAGCAGGCTCTGTGATCATCAATGCGGATTTAAGGCTTTCAACAAAAAACAGCTACTAAAACTTCTACCTTTTGTATACTCACTTCACTGGTTCTGGGATACGGAAGTTTTGGTAAGAGGGCAGAGAGCCGGATACAAAATAAAAGAATTTCCGGTCAGATGGCGGACTGGAACAGGAACTACTGTAAAATTCAACGACATATTTTCAATGGGAACAGACATCCTGAAATTATGGTGGCAGCTTAGATGAATTACAAAAAAGCAGGTGCTGTTTTAATTCCAACGATAATCGCTGTTGGAATTATTGTATATATGCTCTGGAGGGTTTTTGACGATCTTTTAACAGCCCTTAAAACTGCAGTTCCGTCATTTCTTTTAATTGCAGTTTTAATCTGTGTTTTTGCCTGGTTTCTACGCGGGTTCAGATACCAGTATATTCTTAAAAAACTGGTTATTTCAGTCAGTATTCTGACATCTACAGCCTGTATATATGTATCACAGACTGCAAACCTCATTATTCCTGCAAGACTTGGAGATTTGGTGCGACTTTTCATCTTAAAGCATATCGCAGGTGCAACATATTCACAGGGTCTTTCATCAGTTGTTGTAGAAAGATTCTTTGATATTGTAACTATTGCACTTTTAGGTGCTATTGTTCTCCCTTTTGCACTTGATATGCCGGAATGGTTCTCAACTGTGATTTCTATAGCCCTTTTATTGTGCTTTGCATTTCTTGTGTTCATTGGATTATTTGGAAATTTCAGATCAGAGAACAAATATATCCAAATTCTATTAAACCTCATATCAGAGATAAAACAGGCATCACTTAGTATTTCCGCACTACTTGTACTTGGAGTCACCTCAGTTATTATCTGGATAATGGACTGTCTCATCTGTCTGGTAATTGCATTGATGTTCAATACAAATATTCCCTTTTTTGTAATTGTTATTGCAATAGTTATTGGAAATCTGGTGAAAGCGGTTCCCATAACTCCGGGAGGCGTTGGTACATACGAACTTGCAGTTGCACTGACTCTTGAGGTTTCCGGAACTCCGGCGGCAATTGCAACACTGATTGCAGTAATAGACCACCTGGTCAAAAATCTGGTTACTTTAATTGGAGGAGTAATATCTCTGTATGTTTTTGGAGACTGGGCAGTAAGTCTTATGAAACGCGCCTTTTCAAGGGGAATTAACAAAGAGGATATTGTTTGACACCGGAGATGCAGATTTTTTCAGTTATTATCTGGATAATAATTCTCAAGTTTATCCAGATGTCAATCTGGCCGCTTTTGAAATCACCTTTGGGAAGGTTCTCATACGGGATTTCATATCCTGCATCATTAATTGTTTTTGCACTTCTGTCATGGTACTGTGGACTTTTTCATCTGCCTGTTCATTTTGCACTTGTTTTTTTTGTAGTACTCTTATTCTATTATTTTTATAAGGGAGAATATACAAAGAAGGAAATTTTTGAAAATATCAGATGGGATATTGTTTTCTTCCTTTTCTTTTTATTCATGCTTGAAGTCAGATACTTAAACCCCTCCATCTCTTATGCCGAAAAATTTATGGATCATGCATTTTTGGCATCAATCATAAACAATCCAACTGTTCCTCCTGTCGATCCGTGGTATTCAGGAGGAAATCTTGACATCTATTATTATCTCGGTCACTGGATCTTTGGATCACTTGGAGTAATTTCAGGAATAAAATCAACAATAGTATTCAATCTTATTCTTCCAACCGTCTTTGCAAATACTGCCGTTTCGCTTTATGCCATAGGAAGACTTTTATTAAACAGATATGAATGGCTTTTGCTTTTCCCCCTTTTCATAGTAAATCCTGCATTTATATATCACTTAATTCTTGGAAAAAGCATACAGACTGTTATCTGGGATAGTACAAGAACTATTGACGCCGCAATTACGGAATATCCTGTATTTTCAATGCTCTGGGGTGATCCACACGCACATGTAATTTCTTTTTTAAACCAGGCACTATTCCTGTTCCTTTTAATATTCTGCTATATGAAATGGAATGAATCAGATGAGAAGACAAAATGGATTCTTGCAGTGCTTCTTTCAATCAGTCTTGGCTCAATGCCGCTTTTAAACACATGGGATGTTTTGATATATGCTCCGGTACTTTTGTTGACAGGTATTCTGATCTTTTTCAGAAACAAAAATAGAAATGAAGATAAACACAAGATCACTCCTGATAAGTCCTTTCTAAAATCAGATCTTTATTTATACCTGACAAAGGCCCTGCCGCTTAAAATTTTTATTATTGTACCTGTATTATCAGTAATCATATACCTCCCATATTATCTGATGCTGAATACTAGCGGAGTAGAAGGTATTGGAATTGTACATGCTCCAACAAGTCCTTTCGCGTTTATTCTGGTATACGGGTTTTTTCTGGCAGTTCTATACTTAGAATGCCTAAATGATCTCAAAAAAAGACCATGGATTTTAGCATTCTTAATTCCATTTGGATTTTTTGGATACATTGGAGCAGGTCTTTGTGTAGTTCCTGCTTTGGCGCTTGTTTTAAGGAAAAACAGGACTGCTCAGGATATTTTGGGATCGCTTGGACTTTTAATAATTATTTTTACAGAGATCATATATTTAAAAGACAATATGGGCGATGACTATTTCAGGATGAACACTGTCTTTAAATTTTCACTCATTGCCTGGATGATGCTTGGAATATCATGCTTTACGTTCATCGGGAAATATCTTGACAAAAAGTTCCCCGAAAATTCCAAAACTGAAATAAGTCAGAAAATGATTTGTCAAAATCAGACCTGGCCTGGCAAAATCAAATTGCCGGAAAACAAAAAATGTGCGTATCTGCTGGGAATAGCAATATGTATAATATTAATCCTGCCAGTACTCCTCCCTGACATGAATTACGGATATGGAGGAAAGACACTTGACGGAATGGACTGGATAAAAACACACCATCCATATGACTATGAAGCAATTGAATTTTTAAGAAGCCTGAATGGTACTGTAAACATCGTTGAGGCTGAAAACAATGATTACACCTACTACTCAAGAGTTTCCTCAATGACCGGCTATCCAACAATTATAGGAATGCCATTTCATGAACAGATGTGGAGAGGAGATTTGGGACTTGTTGGTGAGAGAATGTCTGATGTCAGAAAAATATATGAAAATCCGGATGACTGCATATCTCTTATGAAAAAATATGGAATGACCCATATATTTGTTGGTAAATCAGAAGATGAAATTTATAATGTCAATCTTCCATACAACCAGTTTAAAGAAATTTTCAGGAATGAAGGTGCGACAATTTATGCGCTTTATTAACAGTTATTTTACTTTTACTTCGATTTCAGACTTCAAATTCTATTGCTGGAACTAAAATTCTGATAATAATTCAAAAACCTTTATCACTCTTTATGATGAATTAATATAGCTACATCAATCGCTGACTGATGAGTGATGAAGGAGTAACTCAAAACCAATATAACCGGAAGAGCATTGAAAAAACGGTCTTCAGACGTTTTTGCAGATGATTTCAGAAATATCTGAATGAATTTTTTTCTGCTCTTTTGGCTCTTTGCTCCTGAATGAGGTGAGTTATGTCAAAAGTTTACGCAAAATTTGAAGTTCCTGACGAAATTCAGAACAAAGCACTTGAAGTTCTTGAAGTTTCAAGGGACACAGGAAAGATTAAGAAAGGATCAAACGAAGCCACAAAGGCTGTCGAGAGAGGAATCGCACAGCTTGTATTAATCGGCGGCGACGTTGAGCCTGAAGAGATTGTTATGCACCTTCCGGCACTTTGTGACGAGAAACAGTGCCCATACGTTATTATCAACCAGCAAAACGATGTTGGTGCGGCAAGCGGCCTTGAAGTAGGTTCTGCAGCAGCAGCGATTGTCAAACCCGGCAAGGCAAAAGAACTCCTTGATGAAGTTCTTGGTCAGATAGGCGAACTTAAGCAGTGAGGTGACCATTTATGGCAGATGCAACGCCGGCAGAAGTTATTGAGATTATCGGTCCGACAGGAATGCACGGAGAAGCTTTCCAGGTCAAATGCCGTATTCTCGATGGCTCAAACAAAGGAAGGATTATAACCCGCAACACAGTCGGGCCAATCCGCGAGGGCGATGTGCTTATGCTCATCGAGACCGAACGTGAAGCTAAGAAATTATCGAGGCGCTAAAAATGGTGGAGAAATTTGTATGTTCATTCTGCGGAGAACAGATTGAGCCTGGAACAGGAAAGATGTATGTTAAAAAAGATGGTTCAATCTTTTATTTCTGCAGCTCAAAGTGCCAGAACAACTACCGCCTAAAAAGAGTTCCACGCCGTGTGACCTGGACCGCAGCAGGCAGAAAAGCGCTCGGCAAGGAGTGATCCTTAATGGATCAGACATTCTTAATGATCAAACCTGACGGTGTCCAGCGCGGACTCGTTGGTGAGATTGTTGCACGCTTTGAAAAGAAAGGTCTCAAACTTGTTGCGGCAAAATTTGAGTCACTTCCAGAAGAGCGTGTAATGGAACATTACTCCGAACACAAAGACAAACCGTTCTTCCCGGGACTCAAATCATACATCATGAGCGGACCGTGCTTTTTGATGGTTTGGGAAGGCAAAAATGTCGTTTCAATTACCCGCCAGATGATTGGCGCAACCAATCCTGCAGAGGCACTTCCGGGCACAATCCGTGGAGACTTTGCTCTTGAGATTGGAATGAATGTAATACACGGTTCAGACTCAGACGAGACTGCAAAACGTGAGATTGCAATTCACTTCAAAAAAGAAGAAATCACCTCCTATGAAAGAGTAGATGAGAAATACCTCTACGAGTAAACCCTTTCATCATTAATGGATGAAAACAAATTTGTTTTCATATACTTTTTTTCTCATGTTTTAATCCTGACTTTATCAGTCGAAATTTTATCCCTCATAAAAGAAGCTGTCCACATTTTTCTATTCGATTATATTATATTTAGTCAGCAAATGAAAATAATGTCAATACCGGTTTAATTTTTGTCCTCTTTATCTAAACATCCCATAATATGATTGCTCAATTCCTAATCGGCAATATTGCATATGTTCTTTGAGTTCATTTTAAATTCAAATCTTTTTGAAAAAAACGTTCATGAAACAAATTTTTTATGGACTGTTTCATGAAAATCATGATTTGATTTTCAGGGTAAATTACTGATTAAACAGGACAATCAGTCAAAACCCTTGATTAATCCCATGAAAAAGACAATAACTGCCATAATCTCAAGACGTCCTATCCACATTGCAAAAATAAATACACTCTTGCTGAAAGGTGTTAAATCAGGCGTTGCAAAACCAGTACTTATACCATTATTACACGTTGCTGAGACAACTTCAAAAATCACATGACTTGTATCAACCAAAGGCGACTCAAAATGCATTATAGCAATCGCCGAGAAAAAAATAACCATGAGATATAAGATGATGATAAGCATATTTTTAGAAACTTCTGCTTCAGCTTCTGCTTTTTGAACAATTTTCCCGCCATACCTGAATGGAATAATTACTTTTGAGCTAACAAAAGATCTTTTAAACCACCAGATAATTCCCCTGAATGCCAAAGCCGCCCTTGAAAGCTTGATACCACCGGATGTACTTCCGGAAGAACCGCCTACAAGCATCAGGAGAAGGAGAAATAAAACAGTAACAGGCGCCCATGTGTTAGGAGATGATGTCTGAAATCCTGTACTTGTAACACCTGCAACAGACATGAAAATTCCCTCCCTGATTGCAGTAGCACCTTCAAGTCCATTGAACAGTAAAAGGTCTGCTGTAATTACCACAAATCCAAGCATTATAAAAAAGAACAAAAGCCATGCCTGTTCATCACGGAAAAGACTCAGCTTCTTTTTATAGTACATTAAAAAATAGATTTTAAACGGAAGAGCACCCGCAATCATCACAGGGATTATAAGCATCTCAAGAAGCGGGCTGTTGTAATAAGGAATGCCTGCAGAATGCACTGTAAAACCACCTGTTGCAATCGCAACCATTGCGATATTTACAGCATCCCACAAGGGTATTCCTGACAAAAGGATGAAAAGAACAGATGCAACAGTAAGAATCAGATAAATCTTCCACATCTGAAGACCCTGCTGAACAACGCTTGGCATAAACGCCTCACTTCTTGCTTCAGAGCGGTAAAAACGGGATGGATTCAGTCCGGTTCTGGAAAGCATGACAATTGTAAATGCAACAATTCCAAGACCACCAAACCACTGCATAAGTGAACGCCAGAAAAGTAATGTGTAAGACGTTGAATCTACATCACGAATCATTGTAATGCCTGTATCAGTCCATCCTGACATGGCCTCAAAGACCGCATCAATATATGGCATTCCCATACCAAGCCAGAAAGGAATTGCCCCGACAAATGCACAGATTAACCAGATAAGAGCAACTGAAAAAAGAGCCTGACTTAATTTGGCCTCCCTTTTATTTTCGGGAAACATCAGAAACACTGTTCCTATCAGGTATAATATCAAAGGAACAAGGGCCATTGGAGCAATCATATCCCATTCGCTGTAGATGATGGCGACAATCAGAGGAACACATGTGCCAAAACTAATAAAATGCAGGACATTTCCAAGATCATCAGCAATGATTGAAAACTGTTCAATACGTTTCATCTGTAAACCCTGTAATACTACCTGATAGGTAAACTATCTGATAATATATGTTTTTGCATAATCTTCGATAATTTCAATGATTTAAGAAAAAAAAAGAATTATTGTTTGTTTGTCCACAGATTGTGAATATTGCAGTATTCTATTGCCTTAACATCCTCATTCTGGCACGGGAAGTGGGCAACAGGCTCATCTCCGGGTGAAAGCCAGTGAACCATTAAATCATCACCGTCAATTACCCCAATCATCACGATATGGTGTTCAGGCAACATCGGATGAAGTGTTGAACCAACTGTTACTTTGATTCCGTCATCGGTTTTTTCAACAATCGGAACGTGCTTTTCGTTTTTAAAATCTGCACTCTGCTCTGATAAAAGTTTCATTGGCTCATCACAACAGACCATCTGTCCTTTTCCTGAATCCAACAGAAGAGTTGTATTACCACATTTGTCGCATTTGTATATCTCAATTTTTTTTCCCATTTTATAAACCTCCATGATACTTTTTTTAAAGAATATTGTATTCCTTATGTTTATTTAAGATTTCATCAGCTAATTTTTCAATCCCCGCATAGGCTTCTTCGTCAGGAAGACCTTTTATGTAGACAGGGTCAAGCACCTCTACATCAAGTTTTCCAATCATTGCAGAAAGAGAGTTTACAGTCTTTCCTCCCCATCCATATGAACCGATTATTCCAACAAGTCTCGCCTTTGGTTTTAGTATGTTTGCAAGAAATGCAATGTTTGCTGCTTTTGGATGCGGACCGAAAAGAACTGTCGGTGATGCAACGATTATTGTTGCGGCATCCAAAAGATCCATTGCAATTCGTCCAATATCCGCATTTGCAAGATTAAAAGGGCGTACTTCAATTCCTCTTGAAAGCAATGCCTCTGTTAAGTACTTAACCATCTTTTCAGTGCTTCCATGCATTGATATATAAGGAATAATTACCCTGTTTCTAACCTTATCCGAACTCCATTCAGTGTATGCGTCAATTATGTAATTAGTGTCTTTGTAAAGTGGTCCGTGACTTGGTGCAATAATCTCTAACTCATATCCTGAAAGCCTGTCCAGGTAATCTTTGACCTTTCCTCTGAAAGGCATCATTATTCCTGCAAAATACCTTTTTGCAAGGACATAATGCATTTCCCTGTCATCATCAACAAACAGATTTCCTGTTGCGTAATGTGATCCGAAAAAGTCACATGAGAATAAAATTTTGTCCTCACGAAGATAGGTCATCATGGTATCAGGCCAGTGTACCCACGGAGTAATTAAAAATTCAAGGGTCTTGTCACCAAGTGAGATTGTCTCACCATCTCCGACAACAATAATCCTAAAGTCAGGAATATTGTGAAATATTTTTAAAAACTCTTTGCATTTTTCAGAAGTTACCACTTTAGCACCGGGGAAAAGCTCCAAAAATACAGGAATTGCACCGGAATGATCCTGTTCTGAATGATTTACAACTATATAGTCAATCTTTGAGACACCAGATCGTGCAAGATTTGTTATGAACTCTTCTTCAAATCCAAAGTCTACACCATCTATTAGAACTGTTTTTTCACTTCCCTCGATTAGATAGGAATTATAAGTTGTACCTTCCGGAATTGGCAACAGATTGTCAAAGACTTCTCTGTCCCAGTCAATAACTCCAACCGAATATACTCCTTTGCAAATCTCCCTGACTGCCATTTTCAAATCTCTTTAAAACTTGCTTTCTGAGCACCACATACAGGACATTTCCATCCTGCAGGAATGTCAGAAAAAATTGTTCCTGCATCTACATCTCTATCCCCTTTATCAGGATCATATACATGGCCACAGACCATACATTTCATCTTTTTTCCTGTCATTTTACCAATCATCCCTCGATTTCTATCGACTCAAATTTATCTTTTTTTGCCGCACACCTTGGACATCTCCAGTCGTCAGGAATATCTTCAAAGGCTGTTCCTGCCTTTATTCCTGAGCCTGCATCACCAATACGTGAATCATAGATATATCCACATTTTTTACATTTCCATACTTTCATAATATCCTCCAATTTAAACAAAACCGAATCAAATCGCTACTTTGAAGCAGTGACATCACAGTCACAGCCATGCCTGTTTTCAGTTTTATTTGTATTTAGAACAATCTTACATAATAACTTTCTCTAAAGTGACATTTTATTACACAAAAGAAAGAACTAAAAATAAAAAAAAAGGATAATCAGAATTTAAAAAAATATTAAAAATTATGCATTTATTATGCATTTATTCAGCGCAATTCCGGCTGATTTGATATTTAGGTTTTGTATTTAGATTTTGTATTTAGATTTTGTATTTAGATTTTGTATTTAGATTTTGTATTTAGATTTTGTATTTAGATTTTGTATTTAGATTTTGTATTTAGATTTTGTATTTAGGTTTTGTATTTAGGTTTTGTATTTAGGTTTTGTATTTAGGTTTTTGTTTTTTTAGCGTTTTGAACTGGCTGATTCCTCT
The genomic region above belongs to Methanomicrobium antiquum and contains:
- a CDS encoding dolichyl-phosphate beta-glucosyltransferase, which translates into the protein MNIHENPEISVVIPVYNDKKSLEKAIPESISALEKITSSFELIIAEDNSNDKSKEFVENYEKTDSRVKLLHSDERQGRGKALKNAFSEAKGDIVCYYDVDLATDLDHLKELIDSIRNGADIATGSRLMKNSDIVRTTDREIASRGYNLLVRLILKSRLCDHQCGFKAFNKKQLLKLLPFVYSLHWFWDTEVLVRGQRAGYKIKEFPVRWRTGTGTTVKFNDIFSMGTDILKLWWQLR
- a CDS encoding lysylphosphatidylglycerol synthase transmembrane domain-containing protein, which produces MNYKKAGAVLIPTIIAVGIIVYMLWRVFDDLLTALKTAVPSFLLIAVLICVFAWFLRGFRYQYILKKLVISVSILTSTACIYVSQTANLIIPARLGDLVRLFILKHIAGATYSQGLSSVVVERFFDIVTIALLGAIVLPFALDMPEWFSTVISIALLLCFAFLVFIGLFGNFRSENKYIQILLNLISEIKQASLSISALLVLGVTSVIIWIMDCLICLVIALMFNTNIPFFVIVIAIVIGNLVKAVPITPGGVGTYELAVALTLEVSGTPAAIATLIAVIDHLVKNLVTLIGGVISLYVFGDWAVSLMKRAFSRGINKEDIV
- a CDS encoding DUF2298 domain-containing protein; this encodes MQIFSVIIWIIILKFIQMSIWPLLKSPLGRFSYGISYPASLIVFALLSWYCGLFHLPVHFALVFFVVLLFYYFYKGEYTKKEIFENIRWDIVFFLFFLFMLEVRYLNPSISYAEKFMDHAFLASIINNPTVPPVDPWYSGGNLDIYYYLGHWIFGSLGVISGIKSTIVFNLILPTVFANTAVSLYAIGRLLLNRYEWLLLFPLFIVNPAFIYHLILGKSIQTVIWDSTRTIDAAITEYPVFSMLWGDPHAHVISFLNQALFLFLLIFCYMKWNESDEKTKWILAVLLSISLGSMPLLNTWDVLIYAPVLLLTGILIFFRNKNRNEDKHKITPDKSFLKSDLYLYLTKALPLKIFIIVPVLSVIIYLPYYLMLNTSGVEGIGIVHAPTSPFAFILVYGFFLAVLYLECLNDLKKRPWILAFLIPFGFFGYIGAGLCVVPALALVLRKNRTAQDILGSLGLLIIIFTEIIYLKDNMGDDYFRMNTVFKFSLIAWMMLGISCFTFIGKYLDKKFPENSKTEISQKMICQNQTWPGKIKLPENKKCAYLLGIAICIILILPVLLPDMNYGYGGKTLDGMDWIKTHHPYDYEAIEFLRSLNGTVNIVEAENNDYTYYSRVSSMTGYPTIIGMPFHEQMWRGDLGLVGERMSDVRKIYENPDDCISLMKKYGMTHIFVGKSEDEIYNVNLPYNQFKEIFRNEGATIYALY
- the rpl7ae gene encoding 50S ribosomal protein L7Ae; amino-acid sequence: MSKVYAKFEVPDEIQNKALEVLEVSRDTGKIKKGSNEATKAVERGIAQLVLIGGDVEPEEIVMHLPALCDEKQCPYVIINQQNDVGAASGLEVGSAAAAIVKPGKAKELLDEVLGQIGELKQ
- a CDS encoding 30S ribosomal protein S28e; amino-acid sequence: MADATPAEVIEIIGPTGMHGEAFQVKCRILDGSNKGRIITRNTVGPIREGDVLMLIETEREAKKLSRR
- a CDS encoding 50S ribosomal protein L24e, coding for MVEKFVCSFCGEQIEPGTGKMYVKKDGSIFYFCSSKCQNNYRLKRVPRRVTWTAAGRKALGKE
- the ndk gene encoding nucleoside-diphosphate kinase — protein: MDQTFLMIKPDGVQRGLVGEIVARFEKKGLKLVAAKFESLPEERVMEHYSEHKDKPFFPGLKSYIMSGPCFLMVWEGKNVVSITRQMIGATNPAEALPGTIRGDFALEIGMNVIHGSDSDETAKREIAIHFKKEEITSYERVDEKYLYE
- a CDS encoding TrkH family potassium uptake protein, whose protein sequence is MKRIEQFSIIADDLGNVLHFISFGTCVPLIVAIIYSEWDMIAPMALVPLILYLIGTVFLMFPENKREAKLSQALFSVALIWLICAFVGAIPFWLGMGMPYIDAVFEAMSGWTDTGITMIRDVDSTSYTLLFWRSLMQWFGGLGIVAFTIVMLSRTGLNPSRFYRSEARSEAFMPSVVQQGLQMWKIYLILTVASVLFILLSGIPLWDAVNIAMVAIATGGFTVHSAGIPYYNSPLLEMLIIPVMIAGALPFKIYFLMYYKKKLSLFRDEQAWLLFFFIMLGFVVITADLLLFNGLEGATAIREGIFMSVAGVTSTGFQTSSPNTWAPVTVLFLLLLMLVGGSSGSTSGGIKLSRAALAFRGIIWWFKRSFVSSKVIIPFRYGGKIVQKAEAEAEVSKNMLIIILYLMVIFFSAIAIMHFESPLVDTSHVIFEVVSATCNNGISTGFATPDLTPFSKSVFIFAMWIGRLEIMAVIVFFMGLIKGFD
- a CDS encoding desulfoferrodoxin family protein; this encodes MGKKIEIYKCDKCGNTTLLLDSGKGQMVCCDEPMKLLSEQSADFKNEKHVPIVEKTDDGIKVTVGSTLHPMLPEHHIVMIGVIDGDDLMVHWLSPGDEPVAHFPCQNEDVKAIEYCNIHNLWTNKQ
- a CDS encoding FprA family A-type flavoprotein, whose protein sequence is MAVREICKGVYSVGVIDWDREVFDNLLPIPEGTTYNSYLIEGSEKTVLIDGVDFGFEEEFITNLARSGVSKIDYIVVNHSEQDHSGAIPVFLELFPGAKVVTSEKCKEFLKIFHNIPDFRIIVVGDGETISLGDKTLEFLITPWVHWPDTMMTYLREDKILFSCDFFGSHYATGNLFVDDDREMHYVLAKRYFAGIMMPFRGKVKDYLDRLSGYELEIIAPSHGPLYKDTNYIIDAYTEWSSDKVRNRVIIPYISMHGSTEKMVKYLTEALLSRGIEVRPFNLANADIGRIAMDLLDAATIIVASPTVLFGPHPKAANIAFLANILKPKARLVGIIGSYGWGGKTVNSLSAMIGKLDVEVLDPVYIKGLPDEEAYAGIEKLADEILNKHKEYNIL
- a CDS encoding rubredoxin, whose amino-acid sequence is MTGKKMKCMVCGHVYDPDKGDRDVDAGTIFSDIPAGWKCPVCGAQKASFKEI
- a CDS encoding rubredoxin, with translation MKVWKCKKCGYIYDSRIGDAGSGIKAGTAFEDIPDDWRCPRCAAKKDKFESIEIEG